A window of Clostridium sp. Marseille-P299 contains these coding sequences:
- a CDS encoding catalase produces MKEYKNLTNEVGAPVADNENAITAGPRGPVVMQDVWMMEKMAHFNREVIPERRMHAKGWGAYGKLTVTHDISKYTKAKVLQPGAETELFIRFSTVAGERGAADCERDIRGVAVKFYTEEGNWDLVGNNTPTFFIRDVHNFSDLNRAVKRDPRTGRRSAQNNWDFWTLLPECFHQITVVMSDRGIPASFRNMHFFGEHTFSFYNEKNERVWCKFHFKTQQGIKNLSNEEARKINGMDREFHGKDLFDAIERGDFPKWTMYVQIMTEEQAKNHYENPFDITKIWRHAEYPLIEVGELELNRNPENYFAEVEQAAFTPAHVVPGIGFSPDRFLQGRLFAYGDAQRYRLGVNHNLIPVNRAKVEVNEYHRDGAMRVDGNYGGAPAYTPNSYGAWTAQPDVMEPPLELEGAMYRYDPKDDPTDDCFRAGGDLWRVLTEDKKQLLIENTAEDIAPVTENIKYRHAVHCYLADPEYGERFTKAVGLSLDKVKELSKLDNNGLIQATLTSEI; encoded by the coding sequence ATGAAAGAGTATAAAAATTTAACAAATGAAGTTGGCGCTCCAGTCGCCGATAATGAGAATGCCATCACTGCTGGTCCACGCGGACCTGTCGTAATGCAAGATGTATGGATGATGGAAAAAATGGCCCATTTCAACCGTGAGGTTATCCCTGAGCGCCGTATGCACGCTAAGGGCTGGGGTGCTTACGGTAAACTTACCGTAACCCATGACATCTCTAAGTACACCAAGGCAAAGGTTCTACAACCTGGTGCAGAAACTGAATTATTTATTCGCTTCTCCACTGTTGCAGGTGAACGTGGTGCAGCTGACTGTGAGCGTGATATTCGCGGTGTAGCTGTCAAATTCTATACTGAGGAAGGAAACTGGGACTTAGTTGGTAATAATACTCCTACCTTCTTCATACGCGATGTACATAATTTCTCAGACTTAAACCGTGCCGTTAAGCGTGATCCACGCACTGGTCGACGTTCTGCCCAGAACAACTGGGATTTCTGGACCTTACTTCCAGAATGCTTTCATCAAATTACTGTAGTTATGAGTGATCGAGGTATCCCTGCCTCCTTCCGAAACATGCACTTCTTTGGCGAGCACACCTTCTCCTTTTATAATGAAAAGAATGAACGCGTATGGTGCAAGTTCCATTTCAAAACACAGCAAGGTATTAAAAACTTAAGTAATGAGGAAGCTAGAAAGATTAATGGTATGGACCGTGAGTTCCATGGTAAAGATTTATTCGATGCCATCGAACGTGGTGATTTTCCAAAATGGACAATGTATGTGCAAATTATGACTGAAGAGCAGGCAAAAAACCACTACGAGAATCCTTTTGACATTACCAAAATCTGGCGTCACGCCGAATATCCTCTTATTGAAGTTGGTGAGCTAGAATTAAATCGTAATCCTGAAAACTATTTTGCTGAAGTAGAACAGGCTGCATTTACTCCTGCTCATGTTGTTCCTGGTATCGGCTTTAGTCCTGACCGTTTCTTACAGGGTAGATTATTTGCATACGGCGATGCGCAACGTTACCGCTTAGGTGTAAATCACAACCTTATCCCTGTTAACCGTGCCAAGGTAGAAGTAAATGAGTATCACCGTGATGGTGCAATGCGTGTAGATGGTAACTATGGCGGCGCTCCAGCATATACTCCTAACAGCTACGGCGCATGGACTGCTCAGCCTGATGTTATGGAGCCACCTCTTGAATTAGAAGGTGCTATGTACCGCTATGACCCGAAAGATGATCCAACGGATGACTGCTTCCGTGCCGGCGGTGATTTATGGCGTGTACTAACAGAAGATAAGAAACAACTCCTTATCGAAAATACTGCCGAAGACATCGCTCCTGTTACTGAGAATATCAAGTATCGTCATGCTGTTCATTGTTATCTTGCTGATCCAGAATACGGAGAACGCTTTACAAAAGCTGTTGGATTGTCCCTTGATAAAGTTAAGGAGCTTTCCAAACTTGACAATAACGGTTTGATTCAGGCAACTCTTACAAGTGAAATATAA
- a CDS encoding catalase has protein sequence MNEYKKLTNEVGAPVADNENSMTAGPRGPVVMQDVWLMEKMAHFNREVIPERRMHAKGWGAYGKLTVTHDISKYTKAKVLQPGAVTDLFIRFSTVAGERGAADCERDIRGVAVKFYTEEGNWDLVGNNTPTFFIRDVHNFSDLNRAVKRDPRTGRRSAQNNWDFWTLLPECFHQITVVMSDRGIPASFRNMHFFGEHTFSFYNEKNERVWCKFHFKTKQGIKNLSNEEAAKINGMDREFHGKDLYDAIERGDFPKWTMYVQIMTEEQAKNHYENPFDITKIWRHAEYPLIEVGELELNRNPENYFAEVEQAAFTPAHVVPGIGFSPDRFLQGRLFAYGDAQRYRLGVNHNHIPVNRAKVEVNEYHRDGAMRVDGNYGGTPAYTPNSYGAWTAQPDVMEPPLDLEGAMYRYDPKDDPTDDCFRAGGDLWRVLTEDKKEILIQNTAADIAPVTENIKYRHAVHCYLADPEYGERFTKAVGLSMDKVKELAKLDNNGLIQATLSCE, from the coding sequence ATGAACGAATATAAGAAATTAACGAATGAAGTTGGCGCTCCAGTCGCTGATAATGAAAATAGTATGACTGCTGGTCCACGTGGGCCTGTCGTAATGCAAGACGTATGGCTAATGGAAAAAATGGCTCATTTTAATAGAGAGGTTATTCCTGAAAGACGTATGCATGCCAAGGGCTGGGGAGCTTATGGTAAGCTCACTGTAACCCATGATATTTCTAAGTACACCAAAGCAAAGGTTCTACAACCTGGCGCAGTAACCGATCTATTTATTCGCTTCTCTACTGTTGCAGGTGAACGTGGTGCTGCTGACTGTGAACGTGATATCCGTGGTGTAGCCGTTAAATTCTACACAGAAGAAGGTAACTGGGATTTAGTTGGTAACAACACTCCAACTTTCTTCATACGTGATGTGCATAATTTCTCAGACTTAAACCGTGCTGTAAAACGTGACCCACGTACTGGCCGCCGCTCCGCACAAAATAACTGGGATTTCTGGACCTTGCTTCCTGAGTGCTTCCATCAAATTACTGTAGTTATGAGTGATCGAGGCATTCCTGCTTCCTTCCGTAATATGCATTTCTTCGGTGAGCACACTTTCTCCTTCTATAATGAAAAGAACGAGCGCGTGTGGTGTAAGTTCCATTTCAAAACAAAACAAGGTATTAAAAACCTTAGTAACGAAGAAGCAGCCAAAATCAACGGTATGGATCGTGAGTTCCATGGAAAGGATCTATATGACGCTATTGAACGTGGCGATTTCCCTAAATGGACTATGTATGTACAGATCATGACAGAAGAACAGGCGAAAAATCACTATGAGAATCCATTTGACATCACAAAAATCTGGCGTCATGCCGAATATCCTCTCATCGAAGTTGGCGAGCTTGAATTAAATCGCAATCCAGAAAACTATTTTGCTGAAGTTGAACAGGCAGCATTCACACCTGCTCACGTAGTTCCTGGTATCGGATTTAGTCCAGATCGTTTCTTACAGGGCAGATTATTTGCGTACGGCGATGCACAGCGTTATCGTTTGGGTGTAAATCATAATCATATTCCTGTTAACCGTGCTAAGGTTGAAGTGAATGAATATCACCGCGATGGTGCTATGCGTGTAGATGGTAACTACGGTGGCACTCCAGCTTATACTCCTAATAGCTACGGTGCTTGGACTGCTCAACCTGATGTTATGGAGCCACCTCTAGATTTAGAAGGTGCAATGTACCGTTATGATCCAAAGGATGACCCAACAGATGATTGCTTCCGTGCTGGTGGAGATTTATGGCGTGTATTAACTGAAGACAAAAAAGAAATCCTCATTCAAAATACTGCCGCTGATATCGCTCCTGTTACTGAGAATATCAAATATCGTCATGCGGTTCACTGCTACCTTGCTGATCCAGAATACGGCGAACGCTTTACAAAGGCTGTTGGCTTATCCATGGACAAAGTTAAGGAACTTGCCAAACTTGACAATAACGGTTTGATTCAGGCAACTCTTTCCTGCGAATAA
- a CDS encoding protein-ADP-ribose hydrolase, whose product MNQNERLEYLLQKFKEDSIQYKNLEIKGNYDEKRMVLRSLMNIRMHKKMSNEILKVQDEFLMEEAENKGIVQLSNIPTVEKQYGSKHPYADKLSIWQGDITRLKVGAIVNAANSQMLGCFIPCHRCIDNAIHSAAGIELRAECHSMMNRKRTQFGLEYEEPTGAAMLTKGYNLPAQYVIHTVGPIVEEKVTDDLCYALQNCYESVLKCCMENGIRSVAFCCISTGEFKFPNDIAARIAVETVTHILHEHSESFERVIFNVFKDLDKKYYEQELVDGKKYLDGYK is encoded by the coding sequence GTGAATCAGAATGAGAGATTAGAATATTTGCTACAAAAATTCAAAGAAGATTCTATACAATATAAAAATTTAGAGATTAAAGGAAACTATGATGAAAAAAGGATGGTACTTCGTTCTCTTATGAACATTCGTATGCATAAGAAGATGTCGAATGAAATACTAAAAGTACAAGATGAGTTTTTGATGGAAGAAGCAGAGAATAAAGGAATTGTCCAGCTTTCTAACATACCAACAGTGGAAAAACAATATGGAAGCAAACATCCATATGCTGATAAACTTTCCATTTGGCAGGGGGATATTACTAGACTTAAAGTAGGGGCGATTGTAAATGCTGCCAATTCTCAAATGCTTGGGTGCTTTATACCATGTCATCGTTGCATTGACAATGCGATTCATTCTGCAGCAGGGATTGAACTTCGGGCAGAGTGCCATAGTATGATGAACCGTAAAAGAACACAGTTTGGATTAGAGTACGAAGAACCAACAGGAGCGGCAATGTTGACCAAGGGATATAATCTACCTGCACAGTATGTGATTCATACGGTGGGACCAATCGTAGAAGAGAAAGTCACAGATGACCTTTGTTATGCTTTGCAAAATTGTTATGAAAGTGTTTTAAAATGTTGTATGGAAAATGGTATTCGATCAGTTGCATTTTGCTGTATTAGTACCGGAGAATTTAAGTTCCCAAATGATATAGCAGCAAGGATTGCAGTGGAAACAGTAACACACATTTTACATGAACATTCAGAATCATTTGAAAGGGTGATTTTTAATGTATTTAAAGATTTGGATAAAAAATATTACGAGCAAGAGTTAGTAGATGGAAAAAAATATTTAGATGGTTATAAATAA
- a CDS encoding SIR2 family NAD-dependent protein deacylase gives MSLRNIQTTQTKDLVKKLIWEIDRADAIVIGAGAGLSTSAGFTYSRERFSKYFSDFEKKYGFHDMYTGGFYPYQTLEEYWAYWSRYIEVNRYQDIPKPVYKDLLGLIKDKEYFIITTNVDHCFQKAGFDKKRLFYTQGDYGLLQCSVPCCQKTYDNKEIISRMVKEQKDMRIPTELIPKCPVCKKPMTVNLRSDNHFVEDEGWHKAASRYNNFIQQYKNRNVLFLELGVGYNTPGIIKYPFWQMTAQNPKAVYVCLNNGEAVCPQEIEKQAICINSDIEDVLKSMRLIKNIDL, from the coding sequence ATGTCATTAAGAAATATACAAACCACCCAAACGAAAGATTTAGTAAAAAAATTAATATGGGAAATTGATAGGGCAGATGCAATCGTAATTGGGGCAGGAGCAGGACTTTCTACTTCAGCAGGGTTTACCTATTCCAGAGAGCGTTTTTCTAAATATTTCAGTGATTTTGAGAAAAAATATGGGTTTCATGATATGTATACTGGTGGATTTTATCCTTATCAGACACTGGAGGAGTATTGGGCATACTGGAGTCGATATATCGAAGTCAATCGTTATCAGGATATACCAAAGCCAGTTTATAAGGACTTGCTCGGGCTTATAAAAGACAAGGAATATTTTATTATAACAACCAATGTAGACCACTGTTTTCAAAAAGCAGGATTTGATAAGAAAAGGCTATTCTATACACAGGGAGACTATGGATTGCTGCAATGTTCAGTACCTTGTTGTCAAAAAACTTATGATAATAAGGAAATTATCAGCCGTATGGTTAAGGAACAAAAAGACATGCGTATACCAACGGAGTTAATTCCTAAATGTCCAGTATGTAAAAAGCCTATGACAGTAAATTTACGTTCAGATAATCATTTTGTGGAGGATGAGGGATGGCACAAAGCAGCCAGTCGGTATAATAATTTCATACAACAATATAAAAATAGGAATGTTCTGTTTTTAGAATTAGGAGTGGGGTATAACACGCCGGGTATTATAAAATATCCATTTTGGCAGATGACTGCTCAAAATCCCAAAGCTGTTTATGTATGCCTGAACAATGGAGAAGCTGTTTGTCCACAGGAAATTGAAAAACAAGCAATTTGCATCAATAGCGATATCGAAGATGTGTTAAAATCAATGAGATTGATAAAAAATATAGACTTGTAA
- a CDS encoding DNA topoisomerase III has protein sequence MKSLVIAEKPSVGRDIAKVLKCTKNINGAIEGERYIVTWGLGHLVTLADPEAYDEKYKEWKMEHLPMLPKKFELVVMKQTGKQYHVVKTQINRKDVSEIIIATDAGREGELVARWILEKANNKKPVKRLWISSVTDKAIKEGFAHLKDGKEYENLYQAAVARAESDWIVGMNATRALTAKYNASLSCGRVQTPTLAMIAKREEEIKSFQPVPYYGLIGRANGMTITWKDKKSGSHTTFDKGRIEELLRAVTGKNGIVTEVKSTMKKSYSPGLYDLTELQRDANVRYDFSAKETLNIMQRLYENHKVLTYPRTDSRYLSTDIVGTLKERLDAITIGPYKKLASNIARKPIVTNSTFVDNKKVSDHHAIIPTEQYVQLDNMSSDERKVYDLVVKRFLSVLYPPCEYEEVAIKVQVENEEFTVKGKVIKSLGYKEVYANSNDEENEDESLPKLSKDDVLDNIKFSITEGKTKPPAPFNEASLLSAMENPINFMEEKQKDMVKTLGETGGLGTVATRADIIEKLFNSFLMEKRGKDIFVTSKGKQLLELVPDDLKKPELTAKLEMKLSQIAKGNLKKQVLMNEMVDYTKEIINEIKDNDGKFRHDNLTNTKCPKCGKRMLSVNGKNSKMLVCQDRECGHRETIERTSNARCPVCHKKMSLRGKGESQIFTCSCGYKEKLSAFTERRKKEGAGVSKKDVAKYLNKQKKEASEPLNNAFAEAFAKIKLQ, from the coding sequence ATGAAATCATTAGTAATCGCTGAGAAACCCTCAGTTGGTAGAGATATAGCAAAAGTTTTAAAATGTACTAAAAATATAAATGGAGCAATCGAAGGGGAACGTTATATTGTTACCTGGGGACTAGGCCATCTAGTTACTCTAGCAGACCCAGAAGCTTATGATGAAAAATATAAGGAATGGAAAATGGAACATCTTCCGATGTTGCCAAAGAAGTTTGAGTTAGTTGTCATGAAGCAAACTGGGAAACAATATCACGTAGTTAAGACACAAATCAACAGGAAAGATGTATCAGAAATTATTATAGCCACCGATGCAGGTCGTGAAGGTGAATTAGTCGCAAGATGGATACTTGAAAAGGCGAATAATAAAAAACCAGTAAAGAGATTATGGATTTCTTCTGTTACAGATAAAGCAATCAAAGAAGGGTTTGCACACCTAAAGGATGGTAAAGAGTATGAAAACCTTTATCAAGCAGCAGTAGCCAGGGCAGAATCAGACTGGATTGTTGGAATGAATGCAACAAGAGCACTTACTGCGAAATATAATGCAAGTCTTTCTTGTGGTAGAGTTCAAACGCCTACTCTTGCAATGATTGCAAAAAGAGAAGAAGAAATAAAAAGTTTTCAACCTGTTCCTTATTATGGTTTAATTGGTAGAGCAAACGGAATGACGATTACCTGGAAAGATAAGAAATCTGGTAGTCATACTACCTTTGATAAGGGAAGAATTGAAGAGTTGTTAAGGGCAGTAACAGGAAAGAATGGAATCGTTACAGAAGTAAAATCTACAATGAAAAAGTCCTATTCACCTGGGTTATATGATCTTACTGAACTTCAAAGGGATGCAAATGTGCGATATGATTTTTCAGCAAAAGAAACTTTAAATATTATGCAACGTTTATATGAAAATCATAAAGTATTAACCTACCCAAGAACGGATTCAAGATACCTTAGTACAGACATCGTTGGGACTTTAAAGGAACGACTTGATGCAATTACAATAGGGCCTTATAAAAAATTAGCAAGTAATATAGCGAGAAAACCAATCGTTACGAATTCAACCTTTGTAGACAATAAAAAAGTTAGTGATCATCATGCCATCATACCAACGGAACAATATGTTCAACTTGATAATATGAGTTCCGATGAGAGAAAAGTATATGATTTGGTAGTAAAAAGATTTTTATCTGTATTATATCCACCATGTGAATATGAAGAAGTTGCAATAAAAGTACAAGTAGAAAATGAAGAGTTCACAGTAAAAGGTAAGGTGATAAAATCACTTGGATATAAAGAAGTTTATGCAAACTCTAATGATGAGGAAAATGAAGATGAATCTTTACCAAAGTTAAGCAAAGATGATGTATTAGACAATATAAAATTCTCTATCACTGAGGGAAAAACAAAACCGCCAGCACCATTTAATGAAGCAAGTTTATTATCTGCCATGGAAAATCCTATCAACTTTATGGAAGAAAAACAAAAGGATATGGTAAAAACTTTAGGAGAAACCGGCGGACTTGGAACGGTTGCAACCCGTGCGGATATCATTGAAAAACTTTTTAATTCCTTTTTGATGGAGAAGCGTGGAAAGGACATTTTCGTTACTTCCAAGGGAAAACAGTTATTAGAATTAGTTCCAGATGATTTAAAGAAACCAGAATTAACTGCAAAACTTGAAATGAAATTATCCCAGATAGCAAAAGGAAATCTAAAAAAACAAGTTTTAATGAATGAGATGGTGGATTATACAAAAGAGATTATAAATGAAATCAAAGACAACGATGGAAAGTTTCGTCATGATAATTTAACAAATACCAAATGCCCGAAATGCGGTAAAAGGATGTTATCCGTAAATGGCAAAAACAGCAAAATGTTAGTATGCCAGGACCGTGAATGTGGACATAGAGAAACGATAGAGAGAACGAGTAATGCAAGATGCCCTGTATGCCATAAAAAGATGAGTCTTAGAGGAAAAGGGGAAAGTCAGATATTTACCTGCTCTTGTGGTTATAAAGAAAAACTTTCAGCATTTACAGAAAGACGTAAAAAAGAAGGTGCTGGAGTTAGTAAAAAAGACGTTGCTAAGTACTTGAATAAACAAAAGAAAGAAGCAAGTGAGCCATTAAATAATGCATTTGCCGAAGCTTTTGCAAAAATTAAATTGCAATAA
- a CDS encoding ADP-ribosylglycohydrolase family protein: MIQRDYIKRTYAGWLGKVIGIRMGAPIEGWQREKIELFYGKEMKDYVVDYKDFAADDDSNGPIFFIRGLEHYKNLSAREMGYTCLNYIAKEHGFFWWGGELSTEHTAFKNLFAGMEAPESGSAKVNGMEMAEQIGGQIFIDGFGFVAPGKPELACQLAEASARVTHDFDGVAGARFIAACIALAYVKSDIKEIMEEALTFISKDGNYYKVVKEMMDYYEAGKSSDEAYQCLRDKYWIDCYKGVCHIIPNAGIIAIALLYGEGNYLKTMELVNLLGFDTDCNAGNVGAILGVICGTYEENETDGIPKYLITPIKDIMIASSVVGSLNISTLSENTLLFCKIGYELAGEEMPEPFKRIWDGLEKEVKRISHFEFTDAIHGFRIKGNYKNAELSVVTTDEDAYLGERCLKARINNIHPGNQVYIYQKTYYEPEDLHDARYQPCFSPIAYTGDQVSCQIKNVTGQKLMAYLYCYDTVSGEKYRFASAEISRQGDSSKWISLAGQIPTIPNARIKEVGIEIVSTEPEDIYFGEQVILYIDEFVIQGKPNLSIDFSTLYLEDYSLHSTVQKELSGFTHYQGNIDGIQCTKEGVELSREERIFTGDYYWRDYSCTLRFAMKEGKRFDFLLRAQGNLRSYGVQIADNELRIVCNAENKETVLAKASFVPELEKEYLLSTTVKGSTLQIALGEITLSVEDATYEYGMIGMQIDESSVVLLKDMKIESKL, from the coding sequence ATGATTCAAAGAGATTATATAAAAAGAACTTATGCCGGTTGGCTTGGTAAAGTAATTGGTATCCGTATGGGCGCACCTATTGAAGGATGGCAAAGAGAAAAAATAGAATTATTTTACGGCAAAGAAATGAAAGATTATGTAGTAGATTATAAAGACTTTGCCGCAGATGATGATAGCAATGGTCCAATCTTCTTTATTCGTGGACTAGAACATTATAAAAATTTAAGTGCAAGAGAGATGGGATATACTTGTCTAAACTATATCGCAAAAGAACATGGATTCTTTTGGTGGGGAGGAGAACTATCTACAGAACATACTGCATTTAAGAATTTATTTGCTGGTATGGAGGCTCCTGAGTCTGGAAGTGCAAAAGTAAATGGTATGGAGATGGCAGAACAGATTGGTGGTCAAATATTTATTGATGGTTTTGGTTTTGTTGCACCTGGTAAACCTGAACTAGCTTGCCAGTTAGCAGAAGCAAGTGCTAGAGTAACTCATGATTTTGATGGTGTTGCAGGTGCTAGATTTATTGCAGCATGTATTGCACTTGCTTATGTGAAAAGTGATATCAAGGAAATCATGGAAGAGGCATTAACCTTTATTTCAAAGGACGGAAACTACTATAAGGTAGTAAAAGAAATGATGGACTACTATGAAGCAGGAAAAAGTAGCGATGAGGCATATCAATGTTTACGAGATAAATATTGGATCGATTGCTATAAAGGTGTTTGCCATATCATACCCAATGCAGGTATTATTGCGATTGCACTTTTATATGGAGAAGGCAACTACTTAAAAACAATGGAATTAGTGAATTTACTAGGCTTTGATACCGATTGTAATGCTGGAAATGTAGGTGCTATCTTAGGTGTAATTTGCGGAACCTATGAAGAGAATGAAACAGATGGAATACCAAAGTACTTAATTACTCCAATTAAAGATATTATGATAGCTTCTAGTGTAGTAGGAAGTTTAAATATTTCTACTCTTTCAGAAAACACATTATTATTCTGCAAGATTGGATATGAACTTGCGGGAGAAGAGATGCCAGAACCTTTTAAGAGAATTTGGGATGGGTTAGAAAAAGAGGTGAAACGTATTTCACATTTTGAATTCACCGATGCCATTCATGGGTTCCGTATCAAAGGCAATTATAAAAATGCAGAGTTAAGTGTAGTTACAACAGATGAAGATGCCTACCTTGGAGAGCGTTGTTTAAAGGCTAGAATCAATAATATTCATCCAGGCAATCAAGTATATATTTATCAAAAGACATACTATGAACCAGAAGATTTACACGATGCAAGATATCAACCATGTTTTTCTCCAATTGCATACACAGGGGATCAAGTTTCTTGTCAAATTAAAAATGTGACCGGGCAAAAGTTAATGGCATACTTATATTGCTATGATACGGTATCAGGGGAAAAATATCGTTTTGCTAGTGCTGAAATTAGTAGACAAGGGGATTCTTCCAAGTGGATTTCATTAGCAGGGCAAATTCCTACGATTCCAAATGCTAGAATTAAAGAAGTAGGGATAGAAATCGTATCAACAGAACCAGAAGATATTTACTTTGGTGAACAGGTTATTTTATATATCGATGAATTTGTAATACAAGGAAAACCAAACCTATCCATTGATTTTTCAACTTTATATTTAGAGGATTATTCTTTACACAGTACAGTACAAAAAGAGTTAAGTGGATTCACCCATTATCAAGGTAACATAGATGGTATTCAGTGTACGAAAGAAGGAGTAGAATTATCTAGGGAAGAGAGGATATTTACTGGAGATTACTATTGGAGAGATTATAGCTGCACGCTTAGATTTGCTATGAAAGAAGGAAAGCGATTCGACTTTTTACTTCGTGCCCAAGGTAATTTACGATCCTATGGAGTCCAGATTGCGGATAATGAATTACGAATCGTGTGTAATGCAGAGAATAAGGAAACGGTACTTGCTAAGGCTTCATTTGTACCTGAGTTAGAAAAAGAGTATTTACTATCCACGACAGTTAAGGGCTCTACGTTACAGATTGCATTAGGTGAAATAACGTTGTCTGTAGAAGATGCAACTTATGAGTACGGTATGATTGGGATGCAAATAGATGAAAGTTCCGTTGTTCTGTTAAAAGATATGAAAATTGAAAGCAAACTTTAA
- a CDS encoding nucleoside hydrolase has translation MRPILIDCDPGHDDAMAIMLALANSDQLKVLGITCVGGNQTLEKVSENALKVLTVVNKNIPVAKGMKSPLIKEIAPAPEAHGDTGMDGPIIEEITMDFVKQNGVEFLRDKILSESEKVTIVALGPLTNIALLLKMYPEVKERIECIAIMGGSATSGNSTAAAEFNFWIDPHAAHMVFHSGIPLIQAGTEVSLAASILHTEIEQFKGKGRVSNFVYDLLEFYSQFSKRLGIDRSPIFDACPVMYLLHPELFVAKDYYVDIELNGELTAGMSVTDKRVWFDMREPNTKVLLDVDREKFVEYLAEAIFTLDKELAC, from the coding sequence ATGAGACCAATTTTAATTGATTGTGATCCAGGGCATGATGATGCAATGGCAATTATGCTTGCACTAGCGAACAGTGACCAATTAAAAGTACTTGGTATTACATGTGTTGGTGGAAATCAAACCTTAGAAAAAGTTAGTGAGAATGCCTTAAAGGTCCTTACTGTAGTAAATAAAAACATTCCAGTGGCAAAGGGTATGAAATCTCCTTTAATTAAAGAAATCGCACCTGCGCCAGAAGCTCATGGAGACACTGGAATGGATGGCCCAATTATTGAAGAAATCACAATGGATTTTGTGAAGCAAAATGGTGTAGAGTTCCTTAGAGATAAGATTTTATCAGAATCAGAGAAAGTAACAATAGTTGCTTTAGGACCTCTAACCAATATTGCGTTATTATTGAAAATGTATCCAGAAGTGAAGGAGAGAATCGAATGCATCGCTATAATGGGTGGAAGTGCTACGTCTGGTAATTCTACTGCAGCGGCAGAGTTTAATTTCTGGATTGATCCACATGCTGCGCATATGGTATTTCATTCAGGAATTCCTCTTATTCAAGCAGGGACAGAAGTGAGTCTTGCAGCAAGTATTCTTCATACTGAAATAGAGCAGTTTAAAGGAAAAGGCCGCGTTTCTAACTTTGTATATGATTTGTTAGAGTTTTATTCACAGTTCTCAAAACGTTTGGGAATTGATCGCAGTCCAATCTTTGATGCTTGCCCAGTGATGTATTTGCTACACCCTGAACTATTCGTTGCCAAAGACTATTATGTAGACATCGAATTAAATGGAGAATTGACAGCGGGAATGTCTGTGACGGATAAGCGTGTTTGGTTTGATATGAGAGAACCAAATACAAAAGTGCTATTGGATGTTGACCGAGAAAAATTTGTTGAATATTTAGCCGAAGCGATTTTTACGTTAGATAAAGAGTTAGCGTGTTAG
- a CDS encoding ABC transporter permease — translation MDSFMALFLTPAFAYAILRVTTPILFASLGNVISSKAGVSNIAMEGTMLTASLAGVLASAYTKSAFIGLLAALLVGMLFSAFMAYLSLFLGTKIIMAGIALNLFASSFTVYILYLFTGQKGNSASLASKQLPTIDIPIIKNIPVIGEIFSGHNVLVYVGLLSIVVIYVMLNKTKLGTHIKAVGENPEAAASVGINVRRVQFIALCLSGILAGFGGAFMSMGYLSMFTRDMIAGRGWIAIAACAMGKSMVIPTVITSFLFGIFSAIGNVLQLQNMPSELITTLPYVAVLIGIIVYSIRKSKGEK, via the coding sequence ATGGATAGTTTTATGGCTTTATTTTTAACACCTGCATTTGCATATGCGATTCTTCGTGTAACGACTCCAATTTTATTTGCCTCCCTTGGAAATGTAATTTCTAGTAAGGCTGGCGTAAGTAATATCGCCATGGAAGGAACCATGCTTACTGCATCTTTAGCAGGAGTTTTAGCTTCCGCTTACACAAAAAGTGCGTTTATTGGATTACTCGCAGCACTTTTGGTTGGAATGTTGTTTAGTGCATTTATGGCGTATTTAAGTTTGTTTTTAGGAACAAAGATTATTATGGCCGGTATTGCCTTAAACTTATTTGCAAGTAGCTTTACCGTATATATTTTATATTTGTTTACAGGTCAAAAAGGTAATTCTGCTTCTTTAGCAAGTAAGCAATTACCGACTATTGATATTCCAATTATTAAGAACATTCCTGTGATTGGAGAAATCTTTTCTGGACATAATGTTTTAGTATATGTAGGATTACTTTCTATCGTTGTTATTTATGTTATGTTAAATAAAACAAAGCTTGGTACTCATATCAAAGCAGTTGGTGAAAACCCAGAAGCGGCGGCGAGTGTTGGTATTAATGTACGTAGAGTTCAGTTTATCGCATTATGTCTTAGCGGTATTTTAGCTGGTTTTGGTGGAGCATTTATGTCCATGGGATATTTATCCATGTTTACTAGAGATATGATTGCAGGTCGTGGTTGGATTGCAATTGCTGCATGTGCCATGGGTAAATCTATGGTAATTCCAACGGTGATTACTTCCTTCTTATTTGGTATCTTTAGTGCAATTGGTAATGTTCTTCAGCTACAAAATATGCCATCTGAATTAATTACTACATTACCTTATGTTGCAGTTTTAATCGGAATCATTGTTTATTCCATTCGTAAATCCAAAGGAGAAAAATAA